One Myxococcus stipitatus DNA segment encodes these proteins:
- the hppD gene encoding 4-hydroxyphenylpyruvate dioxygenase has protein sequence MVSAAENPLGLNGFEFVEFTSPNIDAMVKLVERLGFTAYSRHPTKNVVRYKQGDINLLINNEASGQAAEFRVAHGPSANAMAFRVANARAAYEMALERGAKAADPATSSLGEGFYVLQGIGGSLLYLVDQYGARGSIYDTWVQIPGAEEAEARNSVGLESLDHLTHNVRRGQMRTWSTFYNRVFGFTEQKYFDIKGQATGLFSQAMIAPDRAIRIPLNESQDEKSQIEEFIREYKGEGIQHLALSTQDIYGTVEKLRARGVDLQDTLDAYYDLVDQRIPKHGEDLERMRKNRILIDGSEQEGLLLQIFTENLFGPIFFEIIQRKGNEGFGNGNFQALFESIELDQIRRGVIKVEKKS, from the coding sequence ATGGTGAGCGCGGCGGAAAACCCTCTTGGGCTGAATGGCTTCGAGTTCGTGGAGTTCACGAGCCCGAACATCGACGCGATGGTGAAGCTGGTGGAGCGGCTGGGGTTCACGGCCTACTCCCGGCATCCGACCAAGAACGTGGTCCGCTACAAGCAGGGTGACATCAACCTGCTCATCAACAACGAGGCCTCCGGGCAGGCCGCCGAGTTCCGCGTCGCCCACGGTCCGTCCGCCAACGCCATGGCCTTCCGCGTGGCCAACGCCCGCGCCGCCTACGAGATGGCGCTGGAGCGCGGCGCCAAGGCGGCCGACCCGGCCACCAGCTCGCTGGGCGAGGGCTTCTATGTGCTGCAGGGTATCGGCGGCAGTCTGCTGTATCTCGTCGACCAGTACGGGGCGCGGGGCAGCATCTACGACACCTGGGTCCAGATTCCCGGCGCCGAGGAGGCGGAGGCCCGCAACAGCGTGGGCCTCGAGTCGCTGGACCACCTGACGCACAACGTGCGCCGGGGCCAGATGCGCACCTGGTCCACGTTCTACAACCGCGTCTTCGGCTTCACCGAGCAGAAGTACTTCGACATCAAGGGCCAGGCGACCGGCCTGTTCAGCCAGGCGATGATCGCCCCCGACCGGGCCATCCGCATCCCGCTCAACGAGAGCCAGGACGAGAAGTCGCAGATCGAGGAGTTCATCCGCGAGTACAAGGGCGAGGGCATCCAGCACCTGGCCCTGTCCACCCAGGACATCTACGGCACCGTGGAGAAGCTGCGCGCCCGGGGCGTGGACCTGCAGGACACCCTCGACGCCTACTACGACCTCGTCGACCAGCGCATCCCCAAGCACGGCGAGGACCTGGAGCGGATGCGCAAGAACCGCATCCTCATCGACGGTAGCGAACAGGAAGGCCTGCTCCTCCAGATCTTCACCGAAAACCTGTTCGGCCCTATCTTCTTCGAAATCATCCAGCGCAAGGGCAACGAGGGCTTCGGCAACGGCAACTTCCAGGCGTTGTTCGAGTCCATCGAGCTCGACCAGATCCGCCGGGGCGTCATCAAGGTGGAGAAGAAGTCGTAG